A genome region from Arachidicoccus soli includes the following:
- a CDS encoding alkaline phosphatase family protein, whose product MRKLNLILFAMGIILGLFSCKQKGKLVPRPNHVVVIIYENHKYSQILNSRYAPFITSLMKDAAVFTNSHGVIHPSQPNYLAFYAGSVQNITDDKCLDSVTPFTTKNLGASLIQKGFTFKGYAQGLPEIGSKICKDSLSAITGGTVYGRKHCPWINWQGDKENNIPDSLSLPMTYFPRDFDQLPTVSFVIPDMDNDMHNIGRPGDSAAIARGDNWLKDNMSNYIDWAKKHNSLLIFTFDEDDFTAENRIPTLFIGEQVKPGKYNERIDHFDVLRTIEKMYDLPNSAQDTSAHAITDVWK is encoded by the coding sequence ATGAGAAAATTAAATTTGATTCTGTTTGCAATGGGTATAATCCTTGGCCTTTTTTCATGTAAACAAAAAGGGAAATTGGTTCCCAGGCCAAATCATGTGGTAGTAATAATTTATGAAAATCATAAATACAGTCAGATCTTAAATTCGAGATACGCGCCCTTCATTACTTCGCTAATGAAAGATGCTGCAGTATTTACCAATTCACATGGCGTTATTCATCCAAGTCAACCTAATTATTTGGCCTTTTATGCAGGGAGTGTGCAAAATATTACAGATGATAAATGCCTAGATTCTGTAACTCCCTTTACTACCAAGAATTTAGGTGCCTCGCTTATACAAAAAGGGTTTACATTTAAAGGCTATGCGCAAGGCCTGCCGGAAATTGGCAGTAAGATTTGCAAAGATAGCCTGAGTGCAATTACTGGTGGAACAGTATATGGAAGAAAACATTGCCCTTGGATAAACTGGCAGGGAGATAAGGAAAATAATATACCAGATTCTCTTAGTTTACCAATGACTTATTTTCCTAGAGATTTCGATCAGCTACCTACTGTTTCCTTTGTTATCCCAGATATGGACAATGATATGCATAATATCGGAAGGCCCGGAGACTCTGCAGCAATTGCTCGTGGTGACAATTGGTTAAAAGATAATATGAGCAATTATATTGATTGGGCAAAAAAGCATAACAGTCTTTTGATTTTCACATTTGATGAAGACGACTTTACTGCTGAAAATAGAATTCCTACTTTATTTATCGGTGAGCAAGTGAAACCAGGAAAATACAATGAAAGGATCGATCATTTTGATGTATTGAGAACTATCGAAAAAATGTACGACTTACCCAATTCAGCACAAGATACCTCTGCGCATGCTATCACAGATGTTTGGAAATAA
- a CDS encoding 7-carboxy-7-deazaguanine synthase QueE: protein MESFYTIQGEGFYQGRAAYFIRLGGCDVGCVWCDVKDSWDAAAHPSYSVEEIISKALNEVGGNAKNIIAVITGGEPLMYNLDALTNGLHKAGFQINIETSGAYTLSGNIDWICLSPKKFKEPLPEVIAKAQELKIIIYNKSDFAWAEKYAAQTPSECKLYLQPEWSKEKQMLPLMIDYIKQHPKWELSVQIHKYINVP from the coding sequence ATGGAGTCTTTCTACACCATACAAGGTGAAGGGTTTTATCAAGGTCGTGCGGCATACTTTATACGACTAGGTGGCTGTGATGTAGGTTGTGTCTGGTGCGATGTAAAAGATAGTTGGGATGCAGCTGCTCATCCGAGTTATTCAGTAGAGGAAATAATTTCTAAAGCATTAAATGAGGTAGGTGGTAATGCAAAAAATATAATTGCCGTAATTACTGGTGGCGAACCTTTGATGTATAATCTGGATGCATTAACAAATGGTTTGCATAAAGCAGGTTTCCAAATAAATATTGAAACATCCGGCGCATATACTTTAAGTGGGAACATTGACTGGATATGTCTCTCACCAAAAAAATTCAAAGAACCGCTACCCGAAGTGATTGCAAAAGCACAGGAGCTAAAAATTATTATTTACAATAAATCTGATTTTGCCTGGGCGGAAAAATATGCAGCGCAAACACCTTCCGAATGTAAACTTTATCTACAACCGGAATGGTCCAAGGAAAAACAAATGCTCCCATTGATGATTGATTATATAAAGCAACATCCAAAATGGGAACTAAGCGTTCAAATCCATAAATATATCAATGTGCCTTAA
- a CDS encoding bifunctional 5,10-methylenetetrahydrofolate dehydrogenase/5,10-methenyltetrahydrofolate cyclohydrolase — translation MQLLDGKIASKAVKEKLQQQVNEIVSSGKRAPHLAVILVGNNGASETYVASKVKTCGEIGFKSTMIRLDVTVSEEGLLQEIIKLNQDEALDGILVQLPLPKHISEQKVIATIAPEKDVDGFHPISAGNLMLGIPSFIPATPYGIMLMLEHYNIETKGKHAVVIGRSNIVGRPMSVLLSGNNQYGNCTVTLCHSHTHNLKELCLEADIIVAALGKPEFVHADMVKDGAILIDVGITRVADATKKSGYSIKGDVAFSEVAPKTSFITPVPGGVGLMTIAGLLKNTLKAYELRTK, via the coding sequence ATGCAATTACTCGATGGTAAAATCGCCTCAAAAGCGGTAAAAGAAAAACTTCAACAACAAGTAAATGAAATTGTTAGTAGCGGAAAACGCGCACCGCATCTTGCGGTGATATTGGTAGGGAATAATGGAGCCAGCGAAACTTATGTAGCCAGCAAGGTAAAAACTTGTGGAGAAATCGGTTTTAAATCGACAATGATTCGTTTAGATGTAACTGTTTCTGAAGAAGGATTATTGCAAGAAATAATTAAATTAAACCAAGACGAAGCATTGGACGGCATATTGGTACAATTGCCTTTGCCTAAACATATAAGCGAACAAAAAGTAATTGCAACTATTGCCCCGGAAAAAGATGTGGATGGATTCCACCCTATCAGCGCCGGTAATCTGATGTTGGGTATCCCTTCCTTTATCCCTGCAACACCTTATGGTATTATGTTGATGCTAGAACATTATAATATTGAAACCAAAGGCAAACATGCAGTAGTCATTGGTCGCAGCAATATTGTGGGGAGACCTATGAGTGTTTTACTTAGCGGCAATAACCAATATGGCAATTGTACCGTTACACTTTGTCATTCGCATACCCACAATTTAAAGGAGCTTTGTTTAGAAGCCGATATTATTGTAGCAGCTTTGGGCAAACCGGAATTTGTACACGCGGATATGGTGAAGGATGGGGCTATTTTGATTGACGTAGGTATTACTAGAGTTGCAGATGCGACAAAAAAAAGTGGCTATAGCATCAAAGGTGATGTAGCCTTTTCAGAAGTCGCCCCAAAAACATCTTTCATCACACCTGTTCCCGGTGGTGTAGGATTGATGACCATTGCAGGGTTATTAAAAAATACTTTAAAAGCCTACGAATTAAGAACAAAGTAA
- a CDS encoding glycosyltransferase, translating to MQKKDNIPVVLFSPLDWGLGHTTRSISILETLISLKCTLFLACEENSASEKILKEQFPQAQFLALKGYQISYSKNTQWFAWKLFLQIPKVVLAIRNERKMVKKWAEQYNFDIIISDNRYGFCHKKIHSVFITHQLQIAAHFTFLEKFIQKINYRYINTFSECWIPDFPGTTNIAGELAHPKKLPATPVEYIGLLCRLKKVITTKEYDFLILLSGPEPQRTILENKFLAIKNKFSERIMLVRGLPGDAPTLSSERNFIIKNYCNAEELSLLMAQAEFVICRSGYSTLMEILHLQKKSILIATPGQTEQEYLAKKLKNQSWAYSFSQSTEDYYTEIQNAKNFLYNLLQIKESSLKDFLEENILH from the coding sequence TTGCAAAAAAAAGATAACATTCCAGTAGTATTATTTTCGCCACTCGATTGGGGTCTAGGTCATACTACACGCAGTATTTCTATTTTAGAAACTCTGATTTCGCTGAAATGCACGTTATTTCTAGCGTGCGAAGAAAATTCTGCTTCTGAAAAAATTCTAAAAGAGCAATTTCCACAAGCTCAATTTCTAGCTTTAAAAGGATATCAAATTTCATATTCAAAAAATACGCAATGGTTTGCGTGGAAATTATTTCTACAAATACCTAAGGTAGTTCTTGCTATTCGGAATGAAAGAAAGATGGTAAAAAAATGGGCTGAACAATATAATTTTGATATTATCATTTCTGACAATCGTTATGGTTTTTGTCATAAAAAAATACATTCTGTTTTTATCACACACCAGTTGCAAATAGCGGCTCACTTTACCTTTTTAGAAAAATTTATACAAAAGATTAATTACCGTTATATCAATACGTTTTCTGAATGTTGGATTCCAGATTTTCCCGGAACAACCAATATCGCGGGCGAATTAGCTCATCCTAAAAAACTGCCTGCGACGCCAGTGGAATACATTGGGCTTCTATGTCGATTAAAAAAAGTAATTACCACAAAGGAATATGATTTCCTCATTTTACTTTCAGGGCCTGAACCACAAAGAACTATTCTGGAAAATAAGTTTTTAGCCATAAAGAATAAGTTTTCGGAAAGAATAATGCTTGTGCGTGGATTGCCGGGAGACGCTCCCACCCTATCTTCTGAGAGGAATTTTATTATAAAAAATTATTGCAATGCAGAAGAATTATCTTTATTAATGGCACAAGCTGAATTTGTCATTTGTCGCTCCGGTTATTCCACATTAATGGAAATTTTACACTTACAAAAAAAGTCAATCTTAATAGCTACGCCAGGGCAAACAGAGCAAGAATATCTAGCAAAAAAACTAAAGAATCAATCTTGGGCATATTCGTTTTCACAATCAACGGAAGATTATTATACGGAGATTCAAAATGCCAAAAATTTTCTTTATAATCTTCTACAAATAAAAGAGAGTTCTCTTAAAGACTTTCTTGAAGAGAATATTTTACATTAA
- the rpsI gene encoding 30S ribosomal protein S9 has translation MEKQKNAVGRRKEAVTRVFLTRGGGKITVNNKDYKEYFSLGYLQNQLEAPLKTIEGADKFDIKINAVGGGIKGQAEAAKLGIARALIEVDPEYRPALKAAGYLTRNSKGVERKKFGHKKARRSFQFSKR, from the coding sequence ATGGAAAAACAAAAAAATGCAGTTGGCCGTCGTAAGGAAGCCGTAACACGCGTTTTCTTAACTCGTGGTGGTGGAAAAATTACGGTTAACAATAAAGACTATAAAGAATATTTCTCTTTGGGATACTTGCAAAATCAATTGGAAGCCCCATTAAAAACTATTGAAGGTGCTGATAAATTTGATATTAAAATCAACGCTGTAGGTGGTGGTATCAAAGGTCAAGCAGAAGCAGCCAAATTAGGTATTGCCCGCGCATTGATTGAAGTAGATCCGGAATATCGCCCGGCATTGAAAGCTGCAGGTTACTTAACGCGTAACTCTAAAGGTGTTGAACGTAAAAAGTTTGGTCACAAAAAAGCACGTCGCAGCTTCCAGTTCAGCAAACGTTAA
- a CDS encoding ferritin, producing MKTNRLSKTIEAALNAQMTKEAYASQIYLAQASWAAGEGYEGIGNFLFRHAHEERNHMMKFLEYILNRGGKVAIAAIAAPGKNPSNLQECFNKVFEQEVDNTTSIYKIVKMSMDEEDWATWNFMQWFVKEQVEEETLSLNLLDKIKIAGGEKATDEALLELDKELKSMADEAPSARNATTENP from the coding sequence ATGAAAACTAATAGACTTTCTAAAACTATAGAAGCAGCATTAAATGCTCAGATGACAAAAGAAGCTTATGCTTCACAAATTTATTTGGCTCAAGCTTCTTGGGCAGCAGGAGAAGGATATGAGGGTATAGGAAACTTTCTATTTAGGCACGCGCACGAAGAGCGCAACCATATGATGAAATTTCTAGAGTATATACTAAATAGAGGGGGGAAAGTAGCCATTGCTGCAATTGCGGCTCCAGGAAAAAACCCGTCAAACTTACAAGAATGCTTCAATAAGGTATTTGAACAAGAAGTTGATAATACTACCAGTATCTATAAAATAGTAAAAATGAGCATGGACGAAGAAGATTGGGCTACCTGGAACTTTATGCAATGGTTTGTAAAAGAACAAGTGGAAGAAGAAACACTTTCTTTAAATTTATTGGATAAAATAAAAATTGCAGGTGGGGAAAAAGCTACCGATGAAGCATTACTGGAACTAGATAAAGAGTTAAAGTCCATGGCTGACGAAGCTCCTTCAGCAAGAAATGCTACCACCGAAAATCCATAA
- a CDS encoding serine hydrolase domain-containing protein codes for MKAIEKAIVLLNNRQAIIPVRQLEKRKIVSISFGLANQISFDSLLNKYSPLSYLNADKYKDSTDLNDLEDDLKYYNTVIVAIDNSEVSIPKVQNFLEDISKRKDLIIAFFGDGSSLKNLNRISTPVIWCPKNNLEASIVVPQIIFGGIAAEARLAQRYSTQYPKGAGYTTLVTRLKYTIPEEVGINSNDLLVIDSIAGQAIREQAAPGMVVLAATHGKVIFNKAYGYHTYAKILPDKVSDIFDMASVTKITATTPVVMHLVEEGRLSLDSTIGYYLARARKTPMNKIQVREVMLHQAGFIPFIPFQSYLKPSDHSADSSAAYPTKVANCYYIKKDFFNNYMWPKMLYSPIVTRGKYVYSDISMYVMQQIVEQLTETPLNTYVLRKFYYPLGMHSTGYLPLNRFGEDRIIPTEDDTSFRKTLLLGTVHDEGAALKGGVAGHAGLFANSIDLATYYQMLLNKGNYGGKQYFKPSTVETFIKKESKVSRRGYGFDRADRTQEYPSKLASSQTFGHTGYTGTCVWVDPSRDLVFIFLSNRVNPIRSTVLYKLNVRSHIQDVFNRAIDDAKRLQ; via the coding sequence ATGAAAGCAATAGAAAAAGCTATCGTTTTGTTGAATAATCGACAGGCAATTATTCCAGTTCGGCAGTTAGAAAAAAGAAAAATAGTTTCTATCTCATTTGGGTTAGCAAACCAAATCTCATTTGATAGTTTGCTAAATAAGTATTCCCCCCTGTCTTATTTGAATGCAGATAAATATAAAGACTCTACCGATTTGAATGATTTGGAAGATGATTTAAAATATTATAATACTGTAATTGTCGCCATCGATAATTCAGAAGTTTCAATTCCCAAAGTTCAGAATTTCTTAGAAGATATTTCGAAGCGGAAAGATCTAATTATTGCTTTTTTTGGTGATGGAAGTAGTTTGAAAAACTTGAATAGAATTTCTACACCAGTTATTTGGTGTCCAAAGAATAATTTAGAAGCCTCCATCGTTGTTCCACAAATAATTTTTGGAGGAATTGCCGCAGAAGCCCGACTCGCTCAGCGCTATTCTACCCAATATCCCAAAGGTGCAGGATATACTACCCTTGTAACAAGATTGAAGTATACTATTCCTGAGGAAGTGGGCATCAATTCAAATGATTTATTGGTAATTGATTCAATTGCAGGCCAAGCGATAAGAGAACAGGCTGCTCCCGGAATGGTCGTACTCGCAGCAACACATGGTAAAGTGATTTTTAATAAGGCCTATGGATATCATACTTATGCCAAGATTTTGCCAGATAAAGTAAGTGATATTTTTGACATGGCATCAGTTACCAAAATTACTGCCACCACACCTGTTGTCATGCATCTAGTAGAAGAAGGTAGATTAAGTTTAGACTCAACCATTGGTTATTATTTAGCTAGGGCTAGGAAAACGCCGATGAATAAAATCCAGGTTCGTGAAGTAATGCTTCATCAGGCTGGCTTTATACCTTTTATTCCTTTTCAGAGTTATTTAAAACCTTCAGATCATAGTGCAGATTCTTCGGCGGCTTATCCAACAAAAGTTGCTAATTGTTATTATATAAAGAAGGATTTTTTTAATAATTATATGTGGCCAAAAATGTTATATTCTCCTATCGTTACCAGAGGTAAATATGTTTATAGCGATATAAGCATGTACGTAATGCAACAAATTGTGGAGCAGTTAACAGAAACGCCCTTAAATACATATGTTTTAAGAAAATTCTACTATCCATTAGGAATGCATTCAACTGGCTATCTTCCATTAAATCGCTTTGGAGAAGATCGCATTATACCTACAGAAGATGATACTTCCTTTAGAAAAACCCTTTTACTCGGAACCGTTCATGATGAGGGAGCAGCATTGAAAGGTGGTGTTGCCGGACATGCAGGATTATTTGCCAACAGTATCGATCTTGCGACTTATTATCAGATGTTGCTAAATAAAGGTAATTATGGAGGAAAGCAATATTTTAAACCGTCTACAGTAGAGACTTTTATAAAAAAAGAATCTAAAGTCAGTAGGAGAGGTTATGGATTTGATAGAGCGGACAGGACCCAAGAATATCCTTCTAAACTGGCGTCATCGCAGACATTTGGACATACGGGTTATACAGGTACTTGTGTTTGGGTCGACCCATCGCGGGATTTAGTTTTTATTTTCTTATCTAACAGGGTGAATCCAATAAGAAGTACAGTTTTGTATAAATTAAATGTGCGTTCACATATACAAGATGTGTTTAATCGTGCAATTGATGATGCAAAGCGCCTACAGTAA
- a CDS encoding pseudouridine synthase — protein sequence MNHFRYFIIYKPFQTLSQFTSQDNKHTLKDFFSVPSDVYSVGRLDFDSEGLLILTNDNSLNHKLLHPNFSHAREYWVQVDGAITEAAIEQLQRGVDIAIAGKIYRTKKCKAEIFSKEPKTPDRQPPIRFRKEIPAPWIKIILTEGKNRQVRKMFAAVGFPVLRLIRVRIENTILNNLQPGEMREIPKAEIFRKLNIKM from the coding sequence TTGAATCATTTTAGATATTTTATTATTTATAAGCCCTTTCAAACGCTTTCGCAGTTTACTTCGCAGGACAATAAACACACTTTAAAAGATTTCTTTTCAGTTCCTTCTGATGTTTATTCTGTGGGAAGATTGGATTTTGATAGTGAAGGGTTGCTTATTTTAACTAATGATAATTCCTTAAATCATAAACTACTCCATCCAAATTTTTCGCATGCACGTGAATACTGGGTACAAGTTGATGGTGCAATAACGGAAGCAGCAATTGAACAATTACAAAGAGGGGTAGATATTGCTATTGCAGGGAAAATATATCGAACCAAAAAATGTAAGGCGGAAATATTTAGCAAAGAGCCTAAAACGCCAGATCGTCAACCGCCTATTCGTTTTAGAAAAGAAATTCCTGCACCTTGGATAAAGATAATCTTAACAGAAGGTAAAAATAGACAAGTACGTAAAATGTTTGCTGCAGTTGGATTTCCGGTATTGCGATTGATAAGGGTCCGTATAGAAAATACTATTTTAAACAATTTGCAGCCTGGAGAAATGCGTGAAATTCCGAAGGCTGAAATATTCAGGAAATTGAATATTAAAATGTAA
- a CDS encoding YqgE/AlgH family protein: MHISTGTILISTPLLNNSIFEKTIILISEYNELGATGFIMNKLFPRRLNDLLEFKDSPSLHLYAGGPVEIEKLYFVHQRPDLIEEGIFVCDSIYLGGDFNQAVKSINNKKILDSDIRLLIGYCGWDNSQLDAEIAEGSWLPIEVDVTETIFSKNNRLLWNELYARWTN, translated from the coding sequence ATGCATATAAGCACAGGAACTATATTAATAAGCACACCATTATTGAATAATTCGATTTTTGAAAAGACAATTATTCTAATAAGTGAATACAATGAACTTGGAGCTACAGGTTTTATTATGAATAAGTTATTCCCAAGAAGATTGAATGATTTATTGGAGTTTAAAGATTCTCCGTCTTTGCATCTATATGCAGGTGGGCCTGTGGAAATAGAGAAATTATATTTTGTGCATCAACGTCCCGATTTAATTGAAGAAGGAATATTTGTATGTGATTCTATTTATCTAGGTGGAGATTTTAATCAAGCTGTTAAGAGTATAAATAATAAAAAAATTCTCGACAGCGATATAAGATTATTGATCGGTTATTGTGGTTGGGATAATAGTCAATTAGATGCTGAAATTGCGGAAGGGAGCTGGCTACCCATAGAAGTTGATGTGACTGAAACGATCTTTTCTAAAAACAACCGTTTATTATGGAATGAATTATATGCCCGCTGGACAAATTGA
- the rplM gene encoding 50S ribosomal protein L13 — MSKLHFTTKHANAATVQRNWFIVDGTNQTVGRISSKIAAILRGKNKASYTPHVDTGDYVIVINADKVTFSGNKLDQKTYINFSGYPGGKKEEVAKDLLKRRPEVIMERAVKGMLPKNKLGRKMIGKLFVYAGDTHPHTAQQPKELKF, encoded by the coding sequence ATGAGTAAATTACATTTCACAACCAAGCACGCAAATGCGGCTACCGTACAACGGAACTGGTTTATCGTTGATGGTACTAATCAAACCGTGGGTCGTATCAGCTCCAAAATTGCAGCCATCTTGCGCGGCAAAAATAAAGCTTCTTATACCCCGCACGTTGATACTGGAGATTACGTTATTGTTATCAACGCTGATAAAGTTACTTTTAGCGGAAATAAGTTAGACCAAAAAACCTACATTAACTTCTCTGGTTATCCAGGTGGTAAAAAAGAAGAAGTAGCTAAAGATTTATTGAAACGCCGTCCTGAAGTAATAATGGAAAGAGCGGTGAAAGGAATGTTGCCCAAAAATAAATTGGGTCGTAAAATGATTGGAAAATTATTTGTTTATGCAGGTGACACTCATCCGCATACAGCGCAACAACCTAAAGAATTAAAATTTTAA
- the tsf gene encoding translation elongation factor Ts, giving the protein MAAITAQDINKLRQATGAGMMDCRKALTETDGDFEAAIDWLRKQGQKVAAKRSDREAKEGVIIAQTNSDNTVGFVVNISCETDFVSKNADFVAFAKNIADAAVANDVKSAEELNEVNVNGAKVSDLINDKLAAIGEKIGIAKFERIEAPYVASYIHGAYRIGVLVGLNKAAEEVGKDVAMQIAALNPLAVDPSSIAPETVERERNVIIDTMKADPKMEGKPDEMIAKIAEGKLNAFFKENTLLAQPFVKDASQTVEAYLGKDLKVTQFVRVALG; this is encoded by the coding sequence ATGGCAGCTATAACAGCTCAAGATATTAACAAATTACGTCAAGCTACCGGCGCAGGTATGATGGATTGTCGTAAAGCTTTAACTGAAACAGATGGCGATTTTGAAGCAGCTATCGATTGGCTACGCAAACAAGGTCAAAAAGTTGCTGCTAAACGTAGCGACCGTGAAGCAAAGGAAGGTGTAATAATTGCACAGACTAACAGCGACAATACTGTAGGGTTTGTCGTAAACATTTCTTGTGAAACAGATTTCGTTTCTAAAAATGCTGATTTTGTTGCTTTTGCAAAAAATATCGCTGATGCAGCAGTTGCTAATGATGTAAAGTCTGCAGAAGAATTGAATGAGGTAAATGTAAATGGTGCGAAAGTTTCCGACTTGATCAATGATAAATTGGCTGCGATAGGAGAAAAAATTGGTATTGCTAAATTTGAAAGAATTGAAGCTCCTTATGTTGCTTCGTATATTCATGGTGCATACCGAATTGGTGTTCTAGTAGGATTGAACAAAGCTGCTGAGGAAGTGGGTAAAGATGTCGCAATGCAAATTGCTGCTTTAAATCCATTAGCAGTAGATCCTTCTAGCATTGCTCCGGAAACTGTTGAGCGTGAAAGAAATGTAATCATCGACACCATGAAAGCCGATCCTAAAATGGAAGGGAAACCCGATGAAATGATTGCAAAAATCGCTGAAGGTAAATTGAATGCTTTCTTTAAAGAAAATACATTATTGGCACAACCATTTGTAAAAGATGCTAGCCAGACTGTAGAAGCATATTTAGGTAAAGATCTGAAAGTTACTCAATTTGTAAGAGTTGCTTTAGGGTAA
- a CDS encoding lipocalin family protein, translating into MKKIFIATFAFIATALSFTACTSMSHTVDKVNLNGTYVVSNVHVEGVNVPPSSTHTETVGNVSATILTQIKLNTTVFDDVTPNCFIGSQWVLPHNGYGTYTIQNNGDCYAGVRNIVWSVRSDANGGKKFQMKIVNGQKARKVSEGYILDIYNATPQGFTLVSPVTVDGQTGYVYYDFTRQ; encoded by the coding sequence ATGAAAAAAATATTTATCGCAACATTTGCTTTTATAGCAACTGCACTGTCTTTTACAGCTTGTACTTCAATGTCACACACCGTTGATAAAGTGAATTTAAATGGAACTTATGTTGTTTCAAATGTACACGTAGAAGGTGTAAATGTACCACCATCCTCTACCCACACAGAAACAGTAGGAAATGTGTCTGCTACTATTCTTACCCAGATTAAGTTAAATACAACCGTATTTGATGATGTGACGCCCAATTGTTTTATAGGCAGCCAATGGGTTTTACCACATAATGGCTACGGCACTTACACCATACAAAATAATGGTGATTGTTATGCAGGGGTTCGAAATATTGTTTGGTCTGTAAGAAGTGATGCAAATGGAGGAAAAAAATTCCAAATGAAAATTGTAAACGGGCAAAAAGCCAGAAAAGTTTCTGAGGGATATATTTTAGACATTTATAATGCAACGCCTCAAGGCTTCACATTAGTTTCTCCTGTAACTGTTGATGGTCAGACCGGCTATGTTTACTACGATTTCACAAGACAATAA
- the rpsB gene encoding 30S ribosomal protein S2: MEQNTSLQQQLLEAGVHFGHLKKKWNPKMLPYIFAEKKGIHIIDLNKTVDHLQETAAALKQIAKSGKKIMFVATKKQAKEIVSDCAKKVNMPFATERWLGGMLTNFNTVRKSVKKMQSIEKLLSDTNAESLTKKERLTLARDKDKMEKVLGGIAQMSRLPAALFLVDIGHEHIALAEAKRLGITTFGMVDTNCDPNKVDFSIPANDDATKSVAIITNYITAAIAEGLAERQAAKEEDEEEVDNENETRAARLQAEAEAEGGNRGRGRSSEGNSGPKRRAPQGGGARKPQAGGKR; the protein is encoded by the coding sequence ATGGAACAAAATACTTCTTTACAGCAGCAATTGCTTGAAGCCGGTGTACACTTTGGCCACCTTAAGAAGAAGTGGAATCCAAAAATGTTGCCTTACATTTTTGCAGAAAAGAAAGGTATCCACATCATAGACCTTAATAAAACTGTTGATCATTTGCAGGAGACTGCAGCGGCATTGAAACAAATTGCTAAAAGTGGCAAAAAAATCATGTTTGTTGCTACTAAAAAACAAGCAAAAGAAATTGTTTCTGATTGTGCTAAAAAAGTAAACATGCCTTTCGCTACAGAGCGTTGGTTGGGTGGTATGTTAACCAACTTCAACACAGTTCGTAAGAGCGTGAAAAAAATGCAGAGCATCGAAAAATTATTGAGCGATACAAATGCCGAAAGCCTTACTAAGAAAGAACGTTTGACTTTGGCTCGCGATAAAGATAAAATGGAAAAAGTATTGGGTGGTATTGCTCAAATGAGCCGCCTTCCAGCAGCTTTATTCCTTGTAGATATTGGACACGAACATATTGCATTGGCAGAAGCAAAGCGATTGGGTATTACTACATTTGGTATGGTAGATACTAATTGTGACCCTAATAAAGTAGATTTCTCAATTCCTGCTAATGATGATGCAACTAAATCAGTAGCTATTATTACCAACTACATCACCGCTGCTATTGCCGAAGGTTTGGCTGAACGTCAGGCTGCAAAGGAAGAAGATGAAGAAGAGGTAGATAATGAAAATGAAACCAGGGCTGCACGTTTACAAGCAGAAGCTGAAGCAGAAGGCGGAAACCGTGGTCGCGGTCGTTCATCTGAAGGAAATAGCGGTCCTAAACGTCGCGCTCCGCAAGGTGGTGGTGCACGCAAACCCCAAGCAGGTGGAAAAAGATAA